The Diceros bicornis minor isolate mBicDic1 chromosome 1, mDicBic1.mat.cur, whole genome shotgun sequence sequence GTAAGGTTGtttatgaaaaatatgagtcaaGAGTCGATAATTGCTGAAGGTGTATGATGAGTACACAATATTTGTTATGCTCTTCTCTCTACtttagtgtatttttaaaatttttacataataaaaagttaaaatatgcaCGTGTGTTGTAAGTACTGCTGTGTTCCAGGCCAGTTCTAGGCCCTGGGAATCCCACAGCCCAGTGTCCCTACCCTCCTGTAACTTCCtttctgggggaagggagaggagagacaataaatgataagcaagataagAGGGACCAGGGAAACAGGCTGTAATTCCAACTAGAGTAGCCAAGGAAGGCCTCACTGAAAAGGTGCATTTGCGCAGACATAAAGGAGGTGAGGAAGCAAGATATGCAGCTGTCTGGGGAAGGCGTATTCCGGGTCAAGGCACAGACAGtgcaatgcaaaggccctgaggtaggtgTGTGCTTGGTGCATTCCAGGAGCAGCAAGGAGGGTGTGTGGCTGCACAGAGTGAGCCAGGGAGAGAGTGTGCAGGGAGGCCAGATCCCATGGGGCCTGGAAGGCCATGGTGAGGACTTTACTGAGTGAGAGGGGCTGTCACagagttctgagcagaggaggggcaTGGTCTGACTCAATTGGTTTAGGATCTTCCCAGGTAAACTCTGACTTTGCTTGGTTGGTCATCAGCATCAGGAATAtgtgccctcccctctcctgccctcctctTGGGGTTGGAGCCCATTCACCCCAGAGTTCTGCAGGAATAAGAACCACCTGCCTCTCCGTATTCAATCTCCTCTTACTTCCCCTGACCCCTGCACACATCCCATGCCCAGGACAGGATGTCCTGTTTGGGACATCCTCCCTCTGTTTGGGAGTGGGGACAGGAGAGATGCTCGTCCAAGTGACTGACCCACAGTTTATAGGCTTACAGGCCCCCCTGTGGCCTGAGGGAGCCAGAACTGGGAGGTGAGGATGACAAGGAAAGGGGAGCAGACAGCAGAGGTgctgaggcaggcaggcagaagaAACCAACCATACATAAAGCCCAGAGAGACAGTCACTGGCAGGGAGTAGATACTCTAAGTAGCCAAATAATGGGTACTCATAATCACAACAACCATCAtacctctctcctctttctccagcTCTCCCCGAAGATCCTCtgaggaggaaaaacaaagcagggtGTGCATGAATGACACAGGAGATCTATCTGGCAATGACAGTGTCACCACCTCCTCTGACATTTATAGCCCCACTGGCTCCTCACTCCCCAGACACCCCAGAGGCCAAGAGTTGATGTGCAGACCTGGGTCAAGCCTGGGGGCAGCGAGGGGCCAGTATTCTAGCTCTACCTCCCCcggtcctcctcctcctgcctggaGCTTGCCTGAACTGAgctctccctcctcacccctcttTCTGCCCCAACACCCCTCTACCGCTACTGTTCCTTCGTGCCCTGAGGGGGCCTGGAAAGACCTGCCAACTCCCTGCGGACCAGTATGGCCTTGACACATCCCAGCTCCTGTCTTCTCACACAGCTTCTGGAAAGGCACATCCTTTCCAGACCCTCAACTACCAGAAACACACCCTGCCACCTGAATGGCCCAGCCCCCACATACCTTTGAACTTCTTGAGCAGCCCCTTTAAGACAAAGGTCTTGAGGGAAACATTCCAGACTTTATTCTTCATCTCAGAAGAGACTGTGGTTGGCTTGGGGCCAGGCACATTGCTGCACCTGCAGGACAAAGACCTTGAGGAAGGCCCACAAACACTGTCACACTCCCACCTGTGACAATTAGGATGGTGAGGTCCTCTTGGTGGAGAGAAGTGGAAAAAGGAGGGGCTGACCTTTTGCTGGAATACCCACAGCCAGGTAGGTGGACATTTGCCTCAGAAGGTACCCAGGTAAGGCAGTGGGGGGCTCAGGAGGTGAGAGAGTGGGGTAgagaatgaagagagagagagctcagtGGAAAAGGAGAAGAGCCAGCTTAGAGAGGCCCAAGGAATTGTTAGGTCTACTCACCTGCTTAGTGTGTTTTTGAATTCctggaaagaaagatgaaagaaaaccCAATCAGCATCAGGTAACCTCCATTCacctttgagaaaataaaactggCCCTTGCCCTTGCCCCTTGCTTATTGCTTATTCCAGAGGAATAAGCAATAAGCAGATGGACCAAGCCCCACCTCTTGCATGGGCCCAGGGGTAATGGCTTCCCGCTGTGGCTGGCCACTGGGTGTCTCGTCAATGTGGGGGACCCCTTGACCCTTCCCACAACTCTGCAAATGCTCTCTCCATTACAGAATTTTCACTGGAGCCATACGCTAGGACCCACTGATGCCTCTGCTCTTGACACCACTCAAGACAAGTCACAGCCCTTAAGCAACGACTGGTCGCTCAGACCAGTGTCTTTCCAATGGCTGTTCTTGATCCATTTGTGACTTGTGAAGTTTATTTACTGGATTGTgactattttaaaaggaaataaaatagaatagcaAACATAAAAGTGCATCACATATAGTAAAGGCAAGTGTTATTTTCCGAGACTTTTGTCTCAGGTGTGTATATGCTGGAATACAATGTAAGGTATATTGTTGTGGCTCATGGTCAAGAAAGTTTTATCACATCCCTTTCAACCTCTTCGGCCCCAGATAGTGTGATTCTGCTACACTCACAGGATCTGACTGTGTTCTCACTGCCGTTCACGGCGCCGCAGGATAAAAGACTCAAACCCCAGGCTGAGCCAGACTCACCTGGAGAAAGTCGAGGTCAGGCCTGCGCGCGGCCTCCTGGATCTGGCTGCTGAGCTTAGAGAGCTGGGCGATCTCGCCGCCCAGCTGGGCCAGGTTCTCATTCTGCTTCTGTGTCACCTCCCTGGACAGCTCCTCCAGGCGGCCCAGGAGACGGCCCTCCTGCTCCACCAAGAAGGCCCGCAGCGCCTGAAACTCCGCCCCTACCTTCTCTCGCTCAGCCACCATCTGCTTCTGTCCCAGGAGAGGAGAAATTGAAGAGGCGAGGGGACACCAGCACGGAGATGTGGCATTTGGACAGGAGGCTCTGAGCTGTCCCATGGGGCAGGGCCCCAATCCCCCTCACCGCTCAGGCATCCAAGGTTTAAACCGCTGTGCACACGCTCTGGTTTAAATATCCCAACTCTGAGCACAAAGCAGCCTCAACATGTGCTCGCGCCTCCCCTGTCACAGATATGCAGAGTTCTACGGACCTAGGCTCTCCCTCCAACCTAAGGCAACTTCCAAATCCCCCAGAACCACCTGGGGCtgcagtttcttcatttgaaaagTGGGAGGGATAAATTAGTGCCTCCTGTGGCCACCGTAAGGATTAAACTGAGGtcactttttcttccccaaacacATGTATTTCTTGTTAAAAACAACAGGGGGCggacccggtggcatagtggttaagtatgtgcgctccgcttcggggttctcgggttcggtcccaggcgcgcactgatgcactgcttgtcaagccacgctgtggcgtcgtctcatataaactagaggaagatgggcatggatgttagcccagggccagtcttcctcagcaaaaagaggattggcataggatgttagctcagggctgatcttcctcacaagaaaaaaacacaaacaaacaaacaaaaagcaggcccaaaatggagtaaCTCATGCTAACTAACCCCCACACCATCAAACTTGGACTTAATAACAATGTCAGGTCCCCTAGaaatagaatcttaaaccagccaattaggaattgccttatcaGCATTAGTTAGGTCATCTGCCTGATAGAGCCCTGCTGTCCCCTACAGGTAGAgtaaccttgcaataaccaaTCCGTTTTTTTTGCCTAGTATgacttccttcttcctgctcccttctgcctataaaatctcTTGCCTTGTACAGCTCTTTGGGGGTCCTTTCTTTCTGCCAGCTGGGATGCTGCCTGgttcatgaattgttgaataaagccaataagatctttaaagtttactcagttgaattttgttttgtaaCGTTTGCCACCTCTCCAACTTTCACTCTTcactttacttctttttaaagagCACCTTTTCCATTTAGCAATTATAAAGGTAACACATGCTCATAATACAAAATCTAGCAAAtgtagaaaagtagaaagaagaaaggaaaatcagtGCCAGTGACCAGAGGTAACAGCACAACCTGGGTGAGAATATGCTGTGTGCAAGCTTCACATTCTATTCTTCCCGTCACCATTATCCACAGAGCTTCACCCCCATGTTTTCAGACACAGACTTGCGCTCCTGATCCTCTTGACTTTATGTGAACACGCAGGAGGGACTCCACGTGATATAAGGAGCAAAGCTCTCACGGCCAGTGACAAGTGAGAAGGATTGTGTCCCTCCAGGACAAGCTCAACTGTCAAAGttcctcttccctgaaaactctAGGGGAGGAAGGGATGGCTGGAAGAGGAGACTGCGAGTGGGTCTtgaagtcaggagacctgggttcaggCCACGGCTTCCCAGGACCTTCATCACTGGATGCTGggccagcaacagcagcagcatgtTATCACTTTACACTGACAACAACCCTCATTCCATTTTACAAacgaggagacagagagagaggcacaTCGCCAGTAAGTGGGAGGCCAAGTTCTAACCCAGGGAGTCTGACCCCAAAGTCTGAACTTCTTGCAACTATATTATATGGCCTCCCAAGGAAATAACACAAGTGGAACAATATGTGCCAAAATACTCTACATCAGGGTTTCCTAACCTCGGCGCTATTGACATTTAGGGCTAGGTGACTCTTTGTtatgaggggctgtcctgtgcattgtaggatgttgtcttaacatgagtacagccatgtttggccattccATGGACTTACagtcaccagcacacaaagaaatataaagcagctttctgtgtggtgggaactggcccttctctcggGGACTGgtccttctcccacggagatagttgcaatttatAAGATTACAAGACTCTTTGGGCGTCATAGCCCGGagcggactggccatctgtgccaggctgggacgatagccacgGGGCTCAATGCACGTACAACACTGATAACTATTTGTGCATGAGAACACCAAATGCTTACTCTGCAAAAGCTTACTCTGAAACTTGCCCCTACTACATAAGCTGCTGAGGACTGGGGCTTgatgagagtctcacctgtgggggggacgccttgcccaggaccacTGTCGATCGGAACTCCCGCCTAGCCATGTCAACTGAAGGGACTCTCCCCGGTGtaagggcgtggatgttgtgagtacccgatctgatgtttctcttttccgtcaatctgatgtttctcttttccattgatctgatGTTATTTCCCTTTGGTTGGTCTGACGTTTCTCTTTTCGATTGACCTGATGTTTTTCCCCTCttgttatttgacctattcggatctgcttcTATCTTGGTCGATCTGACGTTTCCCTTTTTGATCAACCTGATGTTTTTCCCAAttgatatttgacctattcggatctgtttgctgCCTTTGCCTTTACCCTTCCCTATATAATAAAGTCTACATTCAGTCCATTCGTCTGggttggaaagtttcttttacatctccgatcgaatccacCAAACCTCTCAAAACAGATGTTTAAGCAGCACTCTACCAGTAAATGCCAGTAGCATTCCTGCCCCAGtgttgacaaccaaaaatatctctagacattgccaaagtCCCCTGGGGGCCAAAATTgcccctagttgagaaccactctTCTAACTGGTAAGAGCATTTCCAGATAAAAGGATTCATTCTCCGTGTTATCATGCAGCAATAGCTGTCCTCTGCCTCTGCTGTTTTATTAAGCAGGTATTTTGTAATTATAAAGAATGTGTGGACcagaggggggtgggggggagtgggTGATGGCTGAGGACAGAGTGGAAGGTGCTAAGCAGTGTCATGGGGCATGGAGTCTGATCCCACGAAGCTGCTCCTGCTGTGGAACGCCCTCTGGGTCATGGATGTACAGCCGCTGAAGAGCCACAGGCTTACTCCTTTCTCCAGCAGAGAAAGATGGAAGTCTGGAGGGGCGAGAGGTGAGCTCTCCCTTGTGCAGGGAAGTGAATGATCAGATGGGAAGGCCTGAGATGTGCATCAGATGCAGGTGTATCAGATGAAGTTAAGGGTCATGTTTGCCCACCTTCACCAAAATGAGCCACATTTCACTTTCCTGTCACTTTAAGGAAGACACAATATCCTTCCAATCCACCAGGGGGTGCTAGGCACACTCGGATGTgcagcacaggcagctggaaACCCAAGTGCCCAAACCTCCTGCCCTCTGGTGGGTGGGGAGCAGCTCTGACACCTCCTGAGCCCCTTCTTCCTTAGCCCCAATTCCAAAACCTAAAAAcctctaaaaatgaaaaaaacgtTTTTCATAACCCTTTGGTGGCAAAACATGCCCTGTATTGACATGAGGCCATTTACTGTATTTATGTTCCCACTTGATAtgaatattcaaatatttctctGCAGAAACATTAATACATTCAATTACAAGATGCTCCACAGGCCCTAATTTGGGTGTTATGTAACATTAGGGTGACTATACATCCTGATTCACTGGGACACTTCCAGTTTAAGCCAGCTGTTCTAGAATGATTATTGCAGCACTCCTTTCCACTCTCAAAATCTCTcgttatataataaattatatgggCAGGCTATATAATATGCATCCTATTATCTTTCTAAATCCACCTCTGCTGttccacagacacacactccaACAGCACATTCACAGAGCCAGGGGGGTGGGTGGCCCTCTGTTGTCACCCAGAGGGCCCACCTGGGAGTTGCTCAGCTCACCAGGAGCtccttgctctctttctcttcagTGGAACTAAATGCCTCATAGTCCTCCAGATCCTTCTTCAAGACCTTCAGCCTGGACTCCAGGACCTCCTGCGGGAGGATAAGAAGGGAGGCATTGCGGGGAGGGGACTCTGGAGACCCCCAAATGTGCCTTCCTGGAGCCGTGCAGGAGAAAGGGAAGGCCCTGCTCATTGGAGCAGGATGAGGAGGAGGCCGAGTTCAAGCCATCTCTGGACCTCGGGATGGATACAGCCGGCGCAAACTGCACAGAGGGATACAGGGAAACTGCAGGGTGACTCGAAAGGCGCCAGGGTCTCACTTCCCCAAGATCGTCTGCGCAAGATCCAAGCTGAAACGCAAGCCCCCAGCAGCCCAACCTGCCTTGTCCTCTCTTCtgctctcctccctgccagcagaaAACCCTTTGGGTGGGAGGGTTGAAGCAGAGTAAGGAGCAAAGGAAGACTGGAGACTGTGTGCCCGAGACCTCCGCGCACACCCCAGGAGGCAGGAAAGGGGGCGCCCAGAATCGACAGCTTTGACACAGCCCAGATGGCTCTGGGCTCTCCACTCGACCCAGGAGCCACCCCCTTAGCCCGACCTCTTGGGAGAGTCGTCCCACTCGGCCCCCGAAGGTGGGGACGTTAACAGAGCCACGCCCAGGGAAAGGGCTGAGAATAGAGGCAGCGGTCGTGTGGGTGTGACGGAGACAGGGCTAGAGGCCAGGGACTTACAGACTGAAAATCTCCAAGTCTGTGGGGCATCGCACAGCCGGACCAGCATGGGGCCCAGAGGGAAATCGGAGGTGGGTGGGAGAGGATAGTACTTTCGCTGTGCGGGTGACAGAGGGAGAGCCGCGCTCAGCCTCGGAGTCAGTACTGGCTCACCCGGGCCTCCTGCCTGCCTGTCGTCTGCACTGCGTGCGCGGGAAGGCAGCACCCGGACGGGGGTCCCGGGGACCAGCAAGCGTGGGGCCGGCGCTCACCTTGGCCTCATGCACCGCCTCGTCGAGCGGCAACACGGCGTGCGCGCGATGCTCGCGGGCGCGGTCGCATACCACGCAAATGGCGCGTCCGTCGTCCTGGCAGTAGAGCTTGAGAGGTTCGCCGTGTTGCGCGCACCCGGCCGCCACCGCCTCCGGGGGCCTGCGCTCGCCGGGCGCGGCCGCGGGCAGGCTGAAGCGCCGCAGCAGCGCAGCCACCGCGGCCAGCTGCCGGTTGGGCCGCAGCTGGCCGGGGCGCGCAGGCTCGCGGCACTGCGGGCAGGGCAGCGGGCCGGGCAGCGTgcggggggcggcggcggccccCGCGCCGGGGCCCTCCCAGCAGCGCGCGATGCAGGCGCGGCAGAAGCTGTGGCCGCACTCGACAGACACAGGCTCTCGGAAGAGCTCCAGGCAGATGGAGCACGTCGCCTCGCCCTGCAGCTCTGCCGCCAGTGCCAGCGCCTCGGC is a genomic window containing:
- the TRIM7 gene encoding E3 ubiquitin-protein ligase TRIM7 isoform X1; amino-acid sequence: MAVMGPRTGPGAGAEALALAAELQGEATCSICLELFREPVSVECGHSFCRACIARCWEGPGAGAAAAPRTLPGPLPCPQCREPARPGQLRPNRQLAAVAALLRRFSLPAAAPGERRPPEAVAAGCAQHGEPLKLYCQDDGRAICVVCDRAREHRAHAVLPLDEAVHEAKEVLESRLKVLKKDLEDYEAFSSTEEKESKELLKQMVAEREKVGAEFQALRAFLVEQEGRLLGRLEELSREVTQKQNENLAQLGGEIAQLSKLSSQIQEAARRPDLDFLQEFKNTLSRCSNVPGPKPTTVSSEMKNKVWNVSLKTFVLKGLLKKFKEDLRGELEKEERVELTLDPDTANPRLILSLDLKSVRLGQRAQDLPSHPRRFDTNTRVLASCGFSSGRHHWEVEVGAKDGWAFGVARESVRRKGLTPFTPEEGVWALQLNGGQYWAVTSPDRTPLSCGHLSRVRVALDLEVGAVSFYAAEDMRHLYTFRVNFHERVFPLFSVCSTGTYLRIWP